The sequence TATAATTATAGTTTAAATGAAACGGGTGCAAATTATTAAAAAGCATGATTTTACATGGGTCAAAAatgccagaattagccaaaaggctatttttcatctgtaGACCCCTGCACttaaaatacaaagaaacaCAACTTAGCACAAAACATCACAGAAGCCGAGGTTATAATTGCCTTCTTAAACTCTATCCAACACAGTTGCCTGTGaggagtttttttgtgtgccatTGAAATTACCTCATTGTCTTGTGAGCTTAGGGGGAAATTTGTGGGTGTAAGCAGTTATTGCAATCACATGAGGATGACATCCACCATGATGAAACATTGGCCCGTGTaacaacacccacacaacaaaaacagacacacccacTTTCACACCTGGGAAGCGCCACTGAGATTTTCTCAGGTTTCTCACACAgcagcaaagaaaacaacatgaCAAAGCACAACACAGAACTTAGCCAAAGACAAGGCACAACACAGAACTTAGCCAAAGNNNNNNNNNNAAGGCACAACACAGAACTTAGCCAAAGACAAGGCACAACACAGAACTTAGCCAAAGACaagacacaacacagctgcagaAAGATGTAtgacaaagcaaaacaacagaGCACAGGGTAAAACAATTAGAAAAGACAGTTGTTAAGAACAATAAAAGCAGTAGTAAACTAGGAGGAAACAATGAGCAAAATCCATATCCATATACATACACTATACCGGttaaaggtttggggtcacttggaAATTCCCACTGCATTCCATTATAGACAGactaccagctgagatcagttgcaNNNNNNNNNNttgtttttttaaccagggcagcagttttcagattaaatTATGTGCTTACATGATGATATGATATCggattaataaacagaatgagcctttggaacattggatgaatggttgctgttAATGGTCAATGtatatattgcattaaagatcagccacccactcagatcagNNNNNNNNNNgtctataatggagtggcatggaaatttgtaagtgaccccaaatttttgagtgtgtgttggcGATGGaaatagtctcgctttgcctaaccctcctccacagcaatTTGGAGGAGGATCtagcgagtccacacagcattctgggatgggagaaaaacNNNNNNNNNNttattggcatttctttaaaccaatcacaatcgtgaATGGCTTAGCACCGGGCTGAGCCACGGCGCCGCTGCCAactagcctcgggaaggaacttgtttaggtggaacatgtctaagttccaaagttgttttagtcgtgaaacagaaaaactcagattgcacagatagtccagctagctttCTCAATTTACGCAGgtatctgagaaaaggttaaccataatCCTCACAAATCCACcgaagtttaaaattccaacacaaagaaagtggaagttACCGGACATTTGGCTATATATCGTGAATATAAACCAAGACGCACCTGACTCATTCACACAGCACATGGATGTGATGGGTTGTGTCTTAAGAACTTCGTCCCCACAGCAGCACTCAGTGTTAAGGTTGAACTGGTCATGTCCACAGCACCGGTTGTCCCTGGACTTTCTCATCAGGATCGTCTTGTTCCCCAAGGGACCACAACACATCTTCTTGTCCTCATCATAGGCATCTGTGGAGTGATGATTCTTAAAACTGTTCCACTTTTATCTCAACCACAATACAGCTCACATGAGCCAGATTTTTTTCACCAAAATACTGTGTTCAGTTTCAGCTCTACTCACTTTTTCCACAGCATTTGGCATTTGGTGCAGGTTTGGACACAACAGTTAAATGACAGCCTAGTTTGTTGAATTCGTTGTCAGCTATAGTTCCACAGACAGCTGTAAAGACAAAGTCAACATGCAGGCACCGCACACATTAATTGGAATGAAGTTCCTTAAAGCATTGATCGTATTTTTAAGATTTCCATAAAAATGGGAGATGTGTGAAGGCCTCTAAAGCAGTGCTATTTTCATGTGTTAGATGAAAGTTGACGATCATGAGAAAAATTAGGTAAAGTCATTGGTTTTCCAACAAAAATGGTAATCCAGAAATTCTCACAATGTGCTATTAACAACGCAATCAGAAAACAGcatgaaattacataaaatacagTGACCAATGTGACATTGCTAGCAATTGTAGATGTACAATGTACATGCAGCAACTCCATTCCAATATGTAAACAGTATTATATCTATTCTAAGcaccattttttaattaaggtaaaTACAGCACCAGCACAAAAAAGTAaagcttgtttctgcaacattTTCTGAACATGACAGCAGTGCAAGTTTATGGACATTGGATGCATGCAATTTGGGGTGTAGGGATGACGTTGAGACGCACCTGACTCGTTCACACAGCACATGGATGTGTTGGGTTTTGTCTTAAGACCTTCGTTCAGGCAGCACCACTCAGTGTTAGGGTCAAACTGGTCACGTCCACAGCACAGGTGGTCCCTGGACTTTTTCATCAGGATCGTCTTGTTTTCCACGGGACCACAACACATCTGCTTGTCCACATCAAATGCATCTGTGGAAACGATCAGGAGGATTCTTAAAACTGTTCCACTTTTATCTCAACCACAACTTAGATGACTGGCTACAATTGTGTCAGACTGAGGTAAACCAGATGCAACATTAGCAGTATCAGGATTTTTTGTAGTCTTCtgtaagttcagaaaatcaTGATTTTAATATGTAATGAATAGCCGACAATATGTAGATGTATGTATTTGTGGTgaggttttaaggccttaaggTCAGTTTTATGGTTGTTGTCCTTATACAGAGttcaaagctttagtgcatagtttctcTCGCCCCCTAAGGAATGTAACGACAGCAACACTGTTGGCACGTCCACATGACataagccttccgtgatcgcgcaccGCCCCCACGCCtactccacacagttgctagtagctaaggaagacacagaggatctaaaaaacatgatggaggtcattatcttcacttgagtttttTTCGCGCGAAAGTTGctggacgacacaatcttctgaacacagccacattgagaaatccagagagagttgtgtggagctgatcgNNNNNNNNNNctttgtagcaactcatttggcaatggctagAATGCAAAGgacgtttattaatatcaaaaagttacgcactaaagctttaatactCAAACAATCATCTGCACCATGAGTGTTTGGTTTTACCATCTGGTTActaaatattaatggacagctGCCAGTCAGTAAGAACAATAAAGTTTTTAGTAGGATTACAATAAGAAAACGGAAAGAAGATTTATTTTCTCAGTGTATACTGTATGGTAATATGATCCATTGCCTCCATCTATTGTGTCATTTATACTCACCACTATCACAACATTGGGCATTTGGTCCAGGTTTGGCTATGATTTTTGAGTTGCAGCAGATTTCATTGAGTTGGTCATAGGCCATTAGTCCACAGCAAGCTGACACCTTTTCACTCAGACCCTCTGTAACATCTGTAAAAACAGTGATTGAGTCAAGAGTACAAACACAAGTAGGACGGCGACAGCTTAAACGTGTTGTGTTACAGGAAGATCACAAGCCAGGAAGTTCCCACAGTCAAAGACAAGCCAGGTTCAGAGAGAGgccaaaaatacaatacaaatcaTCATGATGTAGCTTAGCATTTTGTTATTGCTGTTTCTGTCTTTGATTGTATGTAAAAAGCCTTAAAGTCTCATTTAaagtgctaaataaataaaatgattttttaatgatcatcattattattattacatattac comes from Etheostoma spectabile isolate EspeVRDwgs_2016 chromosome 3, UIUC_Espe_1.0, whole genome shotgun sequence and encodes:
- the LOC116682454 gene encoding galaxin, which gives rise to MAYDQLNEICCNSKIIAKPGPNAQCCDSDAFDVDKQMCCGPVENKTILMKKSRDHLCCGRDQFDPNTEWCCLNEGLKTKPNTSMCCVNESE